The proteins below are encoded in one region of Zerene cesonia ecotype Mississippi chromosome 10, Zerene_cesonia_1.1, whole genome shotgun sequence:
- the LOC119829259 gene encoding putative serine protease K12H4.7: MNLLIFSLLLFNLQYVRCIDFDSGYHHLIEVILHILSNADMETTTETRWIEQPLDHFKSNSQTWKMRYFERLDHFKPNGPIYVFLGGEGEANPSYLSVGTVFELAEETNGAMFMTEHRYYGMSKPFNDSTTENMKWLSSRQALADIARLLQHIKSNSIFIKSKVVLIGGSYAGNLAAWMRLKYPQLVDAAIASSGPVLAKKDFYEYLEKVNDNYDQYGTTNCWKTTQQMFKRYQEMLQSSQGIEQLKREHNICQENDLTDVKNQWIFFMSKISPYMTKSQYGGQKEIKKHCYYIEIIERLQKFKFFEKLVWDSRDDCNDVTFDGLITYLNQTDFYHSWFYQVCTEFGYFQTTSSEDQPFGDVLPTGYYLEICKQLFGFDESRVDDGVKNSNEMYGGLTLNVTQVVFVNGDMDPWSTISVIEDRSYRAPAVVIPRETHCSDLYVGRDASEELKEAQKHIKSLVKHWIGLGDYTKPWV, from the coding sequence atgaatcttttaatattttcattattacttTTCAATCTTCAGTATGTACGTTGTATAGATTTTGATTCAGGATATCACCACCTAATAGAAGTTATTCTTCATATACTATCGAACGCTGATATGGAAACAACTACCGAAACCCGATGGATTGAACAGCCACTAGACCACTTCAAATCGAATTCACAGACTTGGAAAATGAGATACTTTGAGAGGTTAGATCACTTTAAGCCTAACGGTCCAATATACGTCTTTTTGGGTGGGGAAGGTGAAGCAAATCCGAGCTATCTATCAGTTGGAACAGTTTTTGAATTGGCAGAAGAAACGAATGGAGCAATGTTTATGACCGAACACCGTTATTATGGCATGAGTAAACCTTTCAATGACTCGACAAcggaaaatatgaaatggcTTTCTTCGAGACAAGCTCTTGCTGACATAGCGAGACTATTACAgcatataaaatctaattctatattcataaaatcaaaAGTGGTTCTGATTGGAGGATCTTATGCAGGTAATTTAGCTGCGTGGATGAGGCTAAAATATCCTCAATTAGTCGATGCAGCTATAGCGAGCAGCGGTCCAGTTTTAgcaaaaaaagatttttatgaataccTTGAGAaagtaaatgataattatgatCAATATGGTACAACAAACTGTTGGAAAACTACTCAGCAAATGTTTAAAAGATACCAAGAAATGCTTCAGAGCTCTCAAGGCATTGAACAGCTCAAACGAGAGCATAATATATGTCAAGAAAACGATTTGACTGATGTAAAGAATCAATGGATCTTCTTCATGTCAAAGATATCACCATATATGACCAAGTCGCAATATGGCGGccagaaagaaataaaaaaacattgttattatattgaaataattgaacgtttacaaaaatttaagttttttgaaAAACTTGTTTGGGATTCAAGAGACGATTGTAACGATGTGACTTTCGATGGATTGATTAcgtatttaaatcaaacagATTTCTATCATTCATGGTTTTACCAAGTGTGTACAGAATTCGGTTATTTCCAAACAACTTCTTCTGAAGACCAACCATTCGGTGACGTTCTACCCACTGGGTATTATTTGGAAATTTGTAAACAACTATTCGGCTTTGATGAATCAAGGGTTGATGATGGGGTGAAAAATAGTAATGAGATGTATGGTGGACTAACACTGAATGTAACTCAAGTTGTATTCGTTAATGGCGATATGGACCCTTGGAGCACTATAAGTGTCATTGAAGATAGGTCTTATAGAGCCCCTGCTGTTGTGATACCTAGAGAAACACATTGCTCTGATCTATATGTAGGTCGCGATGCTTCTGAAGAATTGAAAGAGGCTCAGAAGCATATAAAAAGTTTGGTTAAACATTGGATTGGTCTAGGAGATTACACCAAGCCATGGGTATGA
- the LOC119829318 gene encoding putative serine protease K12H4.7 → MVASPTSDISKIGVIISAETRWISQPIDHFGDNSQTWQMRYFESLDYFQQNGPIFIFVGGEAEANPLFLSGGEINQLAQETNGAMYMTEHRYYGKSKPFDDLSTENLKWLSSKQALADVANVIKSIKTDSRFENSKVVVIGGSYAGSLAAWMKLKYPELVDAAIASSGPVLAKKDFFDYLQKVNEDYDRYGTSDCLSNTRAKFQKFKEMLQTSEGIQQLKQEQNICDEVDMSDSKNQFIFFMINISPYMQQSQYGGPDKIRDHCSSLGIGYVNVSKTSHELPWNIKNCNDISFQGFINFIKQDDNYHAWLYQQCTEFGYFQTTSSTSQPFGDVLSKDMYIEVCKNVFGPEFDEARVDSGVETTNNAYGGQKPPVNQVVFVNGDVDPWSTLSVLEDLSNEAPAIVVPKATHCADIGVRPDSPEELKEATERIKQYIKKWIGAGNIRV, encoded by the coding sequence TGTAATAATATCTGCTGAAACTCGATGGATATCACAGCCGATAGACCATTTTGGCGATAATTCCCAGACTTGGCaaatgagatattttgaaagtttaGATTACTTTCAGCAAAATGGCcccatatttatatttgtgggAGGTGAGGCTGAAGCAAATCCACTATTCTTATCAGGTGGAGAAATAAACCAACTAGCTCAGGAAACAAACGGAGCAATGTATATGACCGAACATCGGTATTATGGAAAAAGTAAGCCTTTTGATGACTTAAGCACAGAAAATTTGAAATGGCTTTCCTCAAAACAAGCTCTTGCTGATGTAGCGAATGTGATTAAGAGCATCAAAACTGATTCAAGATTTGAAAATTCAAAAGTTGTTGTCATCGGAGGATCTTATGCAGGAAGTTTAGCGGCATGGATGAAACTGAAGTACCCTGAATTAGTTGATGCTGCTATTGCAAGCAGCGGGCCTGTTTTAGCAAAGAAGGATTTCTTTGATTACCTTCAGAAAGTAAATGAAGACTATGACCGATATGGTACGTCAGATTGTTTGTCAAATACAAGAGCTaagtttcaaaaattcaaagaaatgCTTCAAACCTCCGAAGGCATTCAACAACTTAAGCAAGAGCAGAACATTTGTGATGAAGTTGACATGAGTGACagtaaaaatcaattcatatttttcatgaTAAACATCTCGCCCTATATGCAACAATCACAATATGGGGGCCCAGACAAAATAAGAGATCATTGTTCCTCTTTGGGGATCGGATATGTAAATGTGTCCAAGACTTCACATGAACTCCCttggaatataaaaaactgtAACGATATTAGCTTTCAaggtttcattaattttataaagcaagATGATAACTATCATGCGTGGTTGTATCAGCAATGTACTGAGTTTGGATACTTCCAAACAACCTCGTCTACTTCCCAACCATTCGGTGACGTACTTTCTAAAGACATGTATATAGaagtatgtaaaaatgtattcggTCCCGAATTTGATGAAGCAAGGGTAGATAGTGGCGTAGAAACTACTAATAATGCCTATGGTGGACAAAAACCACCTGTAAACCAAGTTGTATTTGTAAATGGTGATGTCGATCCTTGGAGCACTTTGAGTGTACTTGAAGACTTATCTAATGAAGCACCGGCTATTGTGGTACCTAAAGCGACACATTGTGCAGATATCGGGGTAAGACCGGATTCACCTGAAGAGTTGAAAGAAGCTACGGAGCGGatcaaacaatatataaaaaaatggatcGGTGCAGGCAATATTCGTGTTTAA